A window of Macrotis lagotis isolate mMagLag1 chromosome X, bilby.v1.9.chrom.fasta, whole genome shotgun sequence contains these coding sequences:
- the ALAS2 gene encoding 5-aminolevulinate synthase, erythroid-specific, mitochondrial isoform X1 encodes MASFLQRCPVMAWDRATFLKKTRPQMLFSARQCPVMVARGLVTSSLRSKEAKVQACGASSLATNHCPFMGTELQDVKSKIVLKAGPEIQEDVKTFKAVPISCLVQEIQSSLRKQFRGSWEQKLSLENKITHFIQDNMPGRGTFGYDAFFNSKIEEKKRDHTYRVFKTVNRRADAYPLAQDFSEGEGLATKEVSIWCSNDYLGMSRHPSVLQATQETLQQLGVGAGGTRNISGTSQFHVALERELADLHHKDAALLFTSCFVANDSTLFTLARTLPGCEIYSDAGNHASMIQGIRNSRVPKFVFRHNDPKHLEELLSKSDPQTPKIVAFETVHSMDGAICPLEEMCDIAHKYGALTFVDEVHAVGLYGARGAGIGERDGVMHKIDIVSGTLGKAFGCVGGYIASTHDLVDTVRSFAAGFIFTTSLPPMVLAGALASVRILKSEEGQALRRAHQRNVRHMRQLLMDKGLPVIVCPSHIIPIRVGNASLNSQVCDLLITKHNIYVQAINYPTVPRGEELLRLAPSPHHTPQMMDYFVEKLLETWTEVGLPLQDVSSASCNFCHRPVHFDLMSEWERSYFGNMGPHYVTVLA; translated from the exons ATGGCTTCCTTCTTACAGCGTTGCCCAGTTATGGCCTGGGACAGAGCCACATTCCTGAAGAAAACAAGGCCCCAGATGTTGTTCAGTGCTCGTCAGTGTCCTGTCATGGTGGCCCGAGGCCTAGTCACATCCAGCCTAAGGAGCAAGGAGGCAAAAGTCCAGGCTTGTg GGGCCTCTTCCCTGGCCACAAATCACTGCCCCTTCATGGGAACAGAGCTCCAAGATGTCAAGAGCAAGATTGTGTTGAAGGCTGGGCCTGAGATCCAGGAGGATGTCAAGACATTTAAAGCAG TTCCAATTAGTTGCCTGGTCCAGGAGATTCAGTCCAGCCTGAGGAAGCAATTTCGGGGCTCCTGGGAACAGAAACTGTCCCTTGAGAACAAGATCACCCACTTCATCCAGGATAACATGCCTG GACGTGGCACCTTTGGCTATGATGCCTTCTTCAACAGCAAGAttgaagagaagaagagagaccACACTTACCGTGTGTTCAAGACTGTCAACCGCAGGGCAGATGCCTATCCCTTGGCCCAAGACTTCTCAGAAGGGGAAGGCCTGGCCACCAAGGAGGTGTCTATCTGGTGCAGCAATGACTACCTGGGCATGAGCCGCCACCCCAGCGTGCTGCAGGCCACCCA gGAAACCCTGCAGCAGCTTGGAGTTGGGGCTGGTGGGACCCGTAACATCTCTGGGACAAGTCAGTTCCACGTGGCCCTGGAGCGAGAGCTGGCTGACCTCCACCACAAGGATGCCGCCCTCCTCTTCACCTCCTGCTTTGTGGCCAATGACTCAACCTTGTTTACCCTTGCAAGGACCCTCCCAG GATGTGAGATCTACTCAGATGCAGGCAATCATGCCTCCATGATCCAGGGCATCCGCAACAGCAGGGTCCCCAAGTTTGTCTTCCGCCACAATGATCCTAAACATCTGGAGGAACTCCTGAGCAAATCAGACCCTCAGACACCCAAGATCGTTGCCTTTGAAACAGTCCACTCCATGGATG GTGCTATCTGCCCCCTGGAGGAGATGTGTGATATAGCCCACAAGTACGGGGCCCTGACTTTTGTGGATGAAGTCCATGCTGTTGGCCTGTATGGTGCCAGGGGGGCTGGAATCGGTGAGCGGGATGGCGTTATGCACAAGATTGACATTGTCTCCGGGACCCTGG GAAAGGCCTTTGGGTGTGTCGGGGGCTATATCGCCAGCACCCATGACTTGGTGGACACTGTGCGTTCCTTTGCTGCTGGCTTCATTTTTACTACCTCACTGCCTCCTATGGTGCTGGCTGGAGCTTTGGCCTCTGTGCGCATCCTCAAGAGTGAGGAGGGCCAAGCCTTGCGACGTGCTCACCAGCGCAACGTCCGCCACATGcgccaactgctcatggacaagGGTCTTCCCGTCATCGTCTGCCCCAGTCACATCATCCCTATCCGG GTTGGGAATGCTTCCCTCAACAGCCAAGTCTGTGATCTCCTGATCACCAAGCACAACATCTATGTGCAGGCCATCAATTATCCCACAGTGCCTAGGGGTGAGGAGCTGCTGAGGCTGGCTCCCTCTCCTCACCACACCCCCCAGATGATGGACTACTTTGTGG AGAAATTGCTTGAGACCTGGACTGAAGTGGGCTTGCCCCTCCAGGATGTCTCCTCTGCCTCCTGTAACTTCTGCCATCGCCCCGTACACTTTGACCTCATGAGCGAGTGGGAACGTTCCTACTTTGGAAACATGGGTCCTCACTATGTCACAGTGTTGGCCTGA
- the ALAS2 gene encoding 5-aminolevulinate synthase, erythroid-specific, mitochondrial isoform X2, producing MASFLQRCPVMAWDRATFLKKTRPQMLFSARQCPVMVARGLVTSSLRSKEAKVQACGASSLATNHCPFMGTELQDVKSKIVLKAGPEIQEDVKTFKAGRGTFGYDAFFNSKIEEKKRDHTYRVFKTVNRRADAYPLAQDFSEGEGLATKEVSIWCSNDYLGMSRHPSVLQATQETLQQLGVGAGGTRNISGTSQFHVALERELADLHHKDAALLFTSCFVANDSTLFTLARTLPGCEIYSDAGNHASMIQGIRNSRVPKFVFRHNDPKHLEELLSKSDPQTPKIVAFETVHSMDGAICPLEEMCDIAHKYGALTFVDEVHAVGLYGARGAGIGERDGVMHKIDIVSGTLGKAFGCVGGYIASTHDLVDTVRSFAAGFIFTTSLPPMVLAGALASVRILKSEEGQALRRAHQRNVRHMRQLLMDKGLPVIVCPSHIIPIRVGNASLNSQVCDLLITKHNIYVQAINYPTVPRGEELLRLAPSPHHTPQMMDYFVEKLLETWTEVGLPLQDVSSASCNFCHRPVHFDLMSEWERSYFGNMGPHYVTVLA from the exons ATGGCTTCCTTCTTACAGCGTTGCCCAGTTATGGCCTGGGACAGAGCCACATTCCTGAAGAAAACAAGGCCCCAGATGTTGTTCAGTGCTCGTCAGTGTCCTGTCATGGTGGCCCGAGGCCTAGTCACATCCAGCCTAAGGAGCAAGGAGGCAAAAGTCCAGGCTTGTg GGGCCTCTTCCCTGGCCACAAATCACTGCCCCTTCATGGGAACAGAGCTCCAAGATGTCAAGAGCAAGATTGTGTTGAAGGCTGGGCCTGAGATCCAGGAGGATGTCAAGACATTTAAAGCAG GACGTGGCACCTTTGGCTATGATGCCTTCTTCAACAGCAAGAttgaagagaagaagagagaccACACTTACCGTGTGTTCAAGACTGTCAACCGCAGGGCAGATGCCTATCCCTTGGCCCAAGACTTCTCAGAAGGGGAAGGCCTGGCCACCAAGGAGGTGTCTATCTGGTGCAGCAATGACTACCTGGGCATGAGCCGCCACCCCAGCGTGCTGCAGGCCACCCA gGAAACCCTGCAGCAGCTTGGAGTTGGGGCTGGTGGGACCCGTAACATCTCTGGGACAAGTCAGTTCCACGTGGCCCTGGAGCGAGAGCTGGCTGACCTCCACCACAAGGATGCCGCCCTCCTCTTCACCTCCTGCTTTGTGGCCAATGACTCAACCTTGTTTACCCTTGCAAGGACCCTCCCAG GATGTGAGATCTACTCAGATGCAGGCAATCATGCCTCCATGATCCAGGGCATCCGCAACAGCAGGGTCCCCAAGTTTGTCTTCCGCCACAATGATCCTAAACATCTGGAGGAACTCCTGAGCAAATCAGACCCTCAGACACCCAAGATCGTTGCCTTTGAAACAGTCCACTCCATGGATG GTGCTATCTGCCCCCTGGAGGAGATGTGTGATATAGCCCACAAGTACGGGGCCCTGACTTTTGTGGATGAAGTCCATGCTGTTGGCCTGTATGGTGCCAGGGGGGCTGGAATCGGTGAGCGGGATGGCGTTATGCACAAGATTGACATTGTCTCCGGGACCCTGG GAAAGGCCTTTGGGTGTGTCGGGGGCTATATCGCCAGCACCCATGACTTGGTGGACACTGTGCGTTCCTTTGCTGCTGGCTTCATTTTTACTACCTCACTGCCTCCTATGGTGCTGGCTGGAGCTTTGGCCTCTGTGCGCATCCTCAAGAGTGAGGAGGGCCAAGCCTTGCGACGTGCTCACCAGCGCAACGTCCGCCACATGcgccaactgctcatggacaagGGTCTTCCCGTCATCGTCTGCCCCAGTCACATCATCCCTATCCGG GTTGGGAATGCTTCCCTCAACAGCCAAGTCTGTGATCTCCTGATCACCAAGCACAACATCTATGTGCAGGCCATCAATTATCCCACAGTGCCTAGGGGTGAGGAGCTGCTGAGGCTGGCTCCCTCTCCTCACCACACCCCCCAGATGATGGACTACTTTGTGG AGAAATTGCTTGAGACCTGGACTGAAGTGGGCTTGCCCCTCCAGGATGTCTCCTCTGCCTCCTGTAACTTCTGCCATCGCCCCGTACACTTTGACCTCATGAGCGAGTGGGAACGTTCCTACTTTGGAAACATGGGTCCTCACTATGTCACAGTGTTGGCCTGA